The DNA segment CGTGGCGCAATGAAACCGCGTCGCCGGCGGACGCCATGCGCGGCAGCGGCGCGATCACGGCTCGTGAGCGCGCGCAGCGCATGCTATGGCCTGATCATGCCGATCCGCTTCCACTTCGCGCTCGGCGTGATCTTCGCGTTGCTTCTCGTCGCGTCCCCCGGGGAGGCGACCGCCGCCGCGCTCTCGCTCCGCTTCCACGGTCACGGCGTCGGCGGAATCGACCGCGTGCGCATCCCCATCGACGCGCCGGCGCGTCCGATCGACGTAGGCGGCGACTTCACGCTCGAGTGGTGGATGCGAGCGGCTCCCGCCGACAATACGAGCGGCGCCTGCGCGCCGGGATCCGACAACTGGATCACCGGCAACGTCCTCGCCGACCGTGACGTCTATTTCGATGGCGACCATGGCGACTTCGGCGTCTCGCTGCACGGCGGCGTGATCGCGTTCGGGGCGCACAACGGGACGGCGGGCGCCGGCATCTGCGGCGCGACGACCGTCGCCGACAACGCGTGGCACCACGTCGCCGTGACGCGGACGGCCGCAACCGGGGCGCTCACGGTCTGGGTCGATGGCGCGCTCGACGCGAGCGGCGCCGGGCCGACCGGCGACCTGAGCTATCGCGACGGACGGAGCACGAGCTTCCCGAACGATCCGTATCTCGTGCTCGGCGCCGAGAAGCACGACGCGGGCTCCAACTATCCTTCCTACGACGGATTTCTCGACGAGCTGCGCGTGTCGACGATCGTCCGTTACGCGAGCGCGTTCACGCCGCCGTCGACGCCCTTCGCGACCGACGCATCGACCGTCGGTCTCTTCCATTTCGACGAGGGACCCGCGGGACCGTGCACCGGCGCGGTGCTCGACGATTCGGGCGCGGCGGGCGGGCCGAGCAGCGGCGCGTGCGTCTATGGCGGGAGCGCGCCCGCCGGCCCCGAGTACTCGGCGATCGTCCCGTTCGGGGCGGGCCCAACGCCGACGCCCGCGCCGACGCCTTCCTGCGCCGCCGCGCCGCTCGCCGGCTGCCGGACGCCGGCCGCGCCCGCGAAGGCCTTCGTCCAGATCCGCGACCGTACCCCCGACGACAAGGACGCGCTCGCGTGGAAGTGGATGCGGGGCGCCGTTACGACCCTCGCCGACTTCGGGAATCCCCTCGCCGGCACCGACTACCGGCTCTGCCTGTACGACGGCGGCGGCCGGATCGCGGCGGCGGTGATCCCCGGCGGCGGCACCTGCGGCACGAAGCCGTGCTGGAAGGCGACGTCGACCTCGTTCCGCTACACCACCAAGAGCGCGACGCCGGGCGGCATCGAAAGCGTGACCCTCAAGCAAGGGCTCGTCGCCGGCAAAGCGCAGATCCTCGTACGCGGCCGCGGCACTCTCCTCGACACGCCCGCGCCCGACTCCATCGTCTCCCCGCTCCGCGTGCAGCTCGTGAACGATCTCGGAACCTGCTGGGAAGCGACCTACTCGTTTCCTCCCGCGCTGAAGCTCGTGCCCGCCGAACTCAAGGATCGCGCCGACTGATCGGGAACCCGCGCTACGCGACCTCCGTCCATCCGGCGCGGCGCCACCCTTCGAGGCAGCGCTCGGCCAGCTCCGTCGAGTTGGCGCGTCGGAAGCCCTCGACGGTGAACTGCGGCGCGAGCCGCCGCATCTTCTCGAGCGCCGCGAGCGCGTCGGCGGAGCGCCCGAGCCACCCGTAGGACGCCGCGAGCACGCGATAGATGTGGGCCTGGTCGGCGCGGAGGCGGAGGCTCTCCTCGTCGCGTGCGGCGGCGTCCGCGTAGCGTCCCGCCATGAGGTGCGCGACCGCGAGCCGGTGGACGAGGAAGTGCATCTGCGGATCGCGCGGCGAGAGGCGGATCGCCTTGCTCGCGATCCGCACCGACTCGTCCGGATGCGACACCGAAAGCGCGCCCGCGAGGCCCTCGTAGGCGAAGGTGAAGCTCGGGTTCAGCTCGAGCGCGCGCTCGAACGCCGGGATCTCGCGCGTGGAATCGCCGACGAGACCGCAGGCGTAACCGAGCGCGGTGTGCGCCCACGGGTCGTCTTCGTCGAGCGCAAGGCCCTCCTCGGCGAGGCGGAGCGCCTGCGCGGCGTCTTCGGCGGGGCGCTCGTCCCAGAGATAGGTCACCAGCACGATGTGCGCGATCGCTTCCAGCGCCACCGCCGTCGAGAAGCTCGGGTCGAGCTCGCGCGCCCGCTGGCAGAGCCGCAACCCCTCGCGCACCTCGTCCGCTGAGCGGAACCCGAACACGAGCCAACGCGCGCGCTGCACCGACTCCCACGCGTCGAGCTGCGGAGCGGGCTTCCGCTGCGCGCGCTGCCGCTCGACGCGCGCCAGCACGGGCTCGATGGCGCCGACGACGAGCGCGACCACGTCGTCCTGGAGTGCCGGTACGTCGCCCCGCTCGCGCTCGTACCGTTCGGACGAGAGCTGTACGCCCTGGGCGGCGTCGATGAGCTGTACGGCGACGCGCACGCGGTCGGCGGACCGCTGCACGCTGCCCTCGACGACGTAGCGCGCGCCGAGGTCACGGCCCACCTGACGGGCGTCGACGCGCTTGCCCTGGTACGTGAACGTCGAGCTCCGCGAAATCACCGGGAAGAGCCGAAACGCGGAAAGACGCGCGATCAGGTCCTCGACGATGCCGTCGGCGAGGACCGCGTGCGCGTCGTCGGACCCGCGGGGCTCGAACGGTAGCACGGCGATCGCCGGCCGGCCGCCGAACCCGGGCACCGTGGTCGCGCTTTCGATCGGTGTCTCGCCGTCGCGGAGCGGCCGCAGGCGATACACGCGCACCGACACGGGGATGTTCTTGAGCGCCGGTGTGCCGAGATCCTCGAGCGCGGCTTCGATCTTGCCGCGCACCTGGTCGACGATCGCCGCCGACGCGCAGATGCCGCCCGGCTCGGCGAGCGCCTCGAGGCGTGCGGCGATGTTGATGCCGTCCCCGAAGACGTCGTCCGCCGCGACCACGATGTCGCCGAGGTGGAGCCCGATCCGGAACGGCAGCCGCGCCTCGGCGGGCAGCACCTCCTCCTGGCGCGCGATCTCGCGCTGCACGGCGATCGCGCACGCCGCCGCGTCGATGGCGCTCGGGAGCTCGGCAAGGAGATTGTCGCCGACCGCGTTCACGACCCGGCCACGGTGCTCGCGTACGAAGCCGGCGAGCGTCTCGCGGTGCGCGCGCATCGCCGCAACCGTCGCCGCCTCGTCCGCGGCCATGCGGCGACTGTAGCCGACGGCGTCGGCGCTCAGGATCGCGGCGAGCCGACGGTGCGGTTTCGGCGGTTCCGGAGAGGTCATCGCGTCCCCTGGAGCGGAACGACCCTACGCAACGATCCACGCCCCGGCAAGGCGGGGTCGGACGGATTCACACGCCATCGCTTCGCTGCCATCCGCGCGCCGTGATGGCCGACGCCGCGCGACCGCGGCCCGGATACCGCTCCGCAAGCGAATTGCCTGCTTGCGCGGCGGCCCTGCACCCTTCACCATGCGCGCTATGCGCTTTCTCGTCACCGGCGCCGCCGGGTTCATCGGGTCGCACGTGGCCCACAAGCTGCTCGACCGCGGCGACGAGGTGGTCGGGCTCGACAACGTCAACGACTACTACGACCCGAAGCTCAAGGAGGCGCGGCTCGCGCGCCTCACCTCCCGCAAGGGCTTCACCTTCGTGAAGCTCGACCTCGCGAACCGCCAGGGCATGGAGGAGCTCTTCGCGAAGTACCGCTTTCCGCGCGTCATCCACCTCGCGGCGCAGGCCGGCGTCCGCTACTCGATCACGCACCCGTACGCGTACATCGAGGCCAACATCATCGGCTTCCAGCACATCCTGGAAGGCTGCCGCCACAACGGCTGCGAGCACCTGACCTACGCGAGCACGAGCTCGGTCTACGGCGCCAACACCGCGATGCCGTTCTCCGTGCACCACCACGTGAACCACCCGCTGACACTCTACGCGGCGACGAAGAAGGCGAACGAGCTCTTCGCCCACACCTATTCCAACCTCTTCGCGCTGCCGACCACCGGTCTTCGCTTCTTCACCGTCTACGGCCCGTGGGGCCGTCCCGACATGGCGCTCTTTCTCTTCGCCAAGAACATCCTCGCCGGGAAGCCGATCGACGTCTTCAACCACGGCAAGCACACCCGCGACTTCACCTACGTCGACGACATCACGGAGGGCGTCGTGCGGGCCGCCGACCAGCCGACCGTGCGTGACGCCAACTGGCGGAGCGACGAGCCGGATCCGGCGACCAGCTCGGCGCCGTGGCGCGTCTTCAACATCGGGAACGGCAAGCCGGTCGAGCTGCTGCGCTACATCGAGGTGCTCGAGCGGGAGCTCGGCAAGAAGGCCGAGATGAACCTGCTGCCTCTCCAGCCCGGCGACGTACCCGACACGAGCGCCGACGTGCAGGCGCTGGTCGACGCGGTCGGCTACCGCCCGGATACGCCGGTCGAGGTCGGCGTGAAGCGCTTCGTCGAGTGGTACCGGTCGTACTACCGGGTCTGATCAACCGCCGGGAAAGAGCCGCGCGGCGAAACAGATCTCGGAGGGCTTCCGCCGTCCGACGATGCGGACGCCGACGGAGCGACTGCGGGTCCCGACCGTCTGGCGCACGAATTTCGCGCCCTTCGGCAGCTTCACGGACCAGCAGACGAGGAGGTCGCCGCGCGTCTCCGCGCCCGGCGTTCCGCCGTCGACGTCCGCCGGGAAGCAGACCTTCGTCGGCTTCCGCACGCGGAACGCCTGGCCGCCGGGGAACCCCTCGTCGCGGACCGTGATCGGCGCGGGCTCGGAGATCCTCGGCGCGCCCTTCGGCGCCGCGGCCGCGTAGCACTTGAACCGGTTCACCTCGACGGCGCTCCTGGTCGGATCGTCGTTGAAGTCCGCGGGCACGTTGGTCCCCGGCTGGACGGGGGTCACGTCGAGGACGGCGGCGAGCGCGCCGAGCTCGAGCTGCCGCGTGCCGAAGCGATCGCTCACGCCGACCGTGAACGGAACGAACTTCGGCGCGGTCTTCTCCTTCTTGATGGTGATCCCGACGAGGTGAATCGTGTCGTGCGACACGGCTTCGCCGTCGAGGCTCGCGGGATTGCAGAGCGCCGCGAGCCGCCGCATCACGAAGCTCGCGTCGCCGAAGCGGTCGCGCACCTCGACGGGCGCACCGCTGATCGGCGTGAGCTTCTTGTTCTTCGCCGAACCCGCCAGGTAGCAGAGGAACGAGTCCGGCGGATTCTCGGCGGCGCGCGCCGGCGCGGCGACGGCCGCGAGCAGGACGCACGACGCGACGACCCGGAGCGCAGGAGACATCCCACGACACTACCCAACCGGCGCGCGGCTGCCAACGCCGTAACGCGACCCCGCGCACACGGCCGTCAGAGGTAGCCGAGCCGCTTCGCCTCGGCCGTGAGCTCGTCGCGAAACTTCGGGTGGGCGAGACCGATCAGCGCGCGGGCGCGATCGGCCGTGCTCTTGCCCTTGAGGCAGGCGGCCCCGTGCTCCGACACGACCCAGTGCACCTCCGTGCGCGGCGTCGTGACGACCGCGCCCGGCCGGAGCATCGGCACGACGCGCGACACCTCGCCCTTCTTCGCGGTCGAGTAGAAGGCGATGATCGACTTCCCGCCCCGCGATTCGAAGGCGCCGCGCGCGAAGTCGTGCTGGCCGCCGGTGCCGCTCCACTGCGTCGGACCCATCGACTCGGAGCAGCACTGGCCGGTCAGGTCGATCTCGATCGTCGAGTTCACCGAGACGAGGCCGTCGTTGCGGGCGATGTTCGGCGGGTGGTTGGTGTACGAAACGGGATGCGACTCGACGGCGGGGTTGTCGTCGAGGAACTCGTACATGCGGCGCGAGCCGGCGGCGAAGGCGAACACGGCCTTTCCCGCGTGAAGCGTCTTGCGCCGGCCGGTCGCGACGCCGGCCTCGATGAGGTCGACCATCGGATCGACGAACATCTCGGTGTGGATGCCGAGATCCCGGTGGCTCATGAGGGAGCGCGCGACGGCGCTCGGCACGCCACCGATGCCGAGCTGGAGCGTAGCGCCGTCCGGGATCATCTCGGCGATGATGCGGCCCATGGCGGCATCCTCCGGACGCACGGCGGGAGCCGGAAGCTCGATGAGCGGCGCCGAGTGCTCGACGACCGCGTCGACCTCGGAGACGTGAACCCAGGTGTCGCCGTGCACCCGCGGCATGTGGTCGTTCACCTGTGCGAGGACGAGAGCGGCGCTGTCGACCGCGGCGCGCGCGCTGTCGACGCCGACGCCGAGGCTCATGTAGCCGTGGCGATCGACGCGCGAGACGTGGATCAGCGCGACGTCGATCTTCAGGAACTCGCGGTAGATGCGCGGCACCTGGTGGAAGTAGGCCGGCGCCGCGACCGCCTCGCCCGCCGCGATGGCGGCGCGGTCGGCGCCGCTCGCGAAGATCGAGCGCCAGTGGATCACCCCGCGGAGATCGGGCGCGAGCGTCGATCCGGCCGACGCCGCGAGCGGCAGGAGCGAGGTCATCTCGAGGCGGGTGAGACCGCCGGCCCGGGCGCGCGCCGCGATCGCCGTGAGCAGCGCCGGGGGTTCCCCGACCGCGTTTCCCTGCACCACGAAGGCGCCGTCAGGGATCCTCGCCGCCGCGTCGGCGGCGCTGCTGAGCTTGGCGCGATACTGGTCGGCAGCCGTCATGCGGGCCTCGGTGCGCGCGCATCGTGCCTGCGTCTGCCGGCGGCCGTCAATGCGAGACACGAGCGAGACGCGATCCCGTGGAAGGGGGGAGTCGATCAAGGCTGAATTCCCTACGAAAACTCAACATTGCCCCAATTTGGCGCATGAAAGTTCAGCTAGATAGCCCCTGTTCCCTAGGGAATTTGCCCGGTCTTTCGCTCATCGCCTAGGGAAATTTCCCTTGACCTGCGCAAGCAGCCTGGCGTATCGCTCGCCATAGCGATCCGGAGAACCGCGGGGCACCGAGACGCCCCGCCGCAACCTTGGGAGGGCGCCATGATGTGCCGTGTCATCGCCCCAGTGGCCGGTTGGTTCCGCCGCGAGGCGGCCTCGCCTTCTCCGGATCGCTGCCCCCCGGCGCCGCCGTCGCTCCCCCGACGCCTCCGGATGGCGCGGCGCCGCGCGCTCCGCTGGTTCAGCGCACCGATCGCCATCAGCGAGCGCGCGCGCCGCGCCCACGAGGTCGCCCCGAGCCTCTGGGCGTACGGCTTCGACCCGTGGCCGGGAATCGGCCGCGTCGAAGCGATGCGCCCGACGCGGCGCGGACGCCGCGTGTCCCTGATCCGCGCGAGCTGAGACGGCGCGTACGCCCGGGCGGGCGCGGCAGCTCGGGCCCGGAACCTATCGGTGTGGACTGGGCGTCGTCGCAGTCGGACCGAGACCCGACTCCTGGTAGACGACCGGGTCCTCCTTGGCGGCGATCCAGTGCGGGACGCCGGCGGGCGCGACGTACACCGCACCCGCCGGGACGGCGACGAGCCGCGCATCGTCGACGGTCTCGCCGAACCCGACCCACAGTGTCCCGGAGAGCACCGTCGTGTTGCGCGCGTCGGAATGGACGTGCGGCGGGATGCGGGCTCCGGAATCGAGGCGCACCCGGAAGAGATACGGGCCCGCCGCGCGCTCGCTGCCCACCACCCACGCGCCCCGGACGGCGGGATTCCCCGGCGGGCTCGCCCAGGAAAGCGCCTCGGGAAGGATCGGCACGGGTGCCGACGGAGTGTCCGCCGCATGCGCGGACGCACACGCCGCGAGCACCAGGCACGCCGCGAGCACGAGAGTCCGCGCGAGAGATCCCACCGCCCCTACTCGTCGGTCGCGAGCACGCGGTAGGCGATCGCCCCCGCGACGGCGCCGAAGAACGGCGCCACCCAGAACAGCCAGAGCTGCGCGGTCGCCCACCCTCCGACGAAGACCGCGACGCCCGTCGAACGTGCGGGGTTCACCGAGGTGTTGGTCACCGGGATGCTGATCAGATGGATCAACGTGAGCATGAGGCCGATCGGGATCGGCGCGAAGCCGGCCGGCGCGCCTTTCGCCGTGGCGGCCAGGATGACGAAGATGAACATCGCCGTCATCACGGTCTCGGTGAGGGCCGCCGCGCCGAGCGAGTACCCGCCCGGCGAGTGCTCGCCGTAGC comes from the Deltaproteobacteria bacterium genome and includes:
- a CDS encoding LamG domain-containing protein — protein: MPIRFHFALGVIFALLLVASPGEATAAALSLRFHGHGVGGIDRVRIPIDAPARPIDVGGDFTLEWWMRAAPADNTSGACAPGSDNWITGNVLADRDVYFDGDHGDFGVSLHGGVIAFGAHNGTAGAGICGATTVADNAWHHVAVTRTAATGALTVWVDGALDASGAGPTGDLSYRDGRSTSFPNDPYLVLGAEKHDAGSNYPSYDGFLDELRVSTIVRYASAFTPPSTPFATDASTVGLFHFDEGPAGPCTGAVLDDSGAAGGPSSGACVYGGSAPAGPEYSAIVPFGAGPTPTPAPTPSCAAAPLAGCRTPAAPAKAFVQIRDRTPDDKDALAWKWMRGAVTTLADFGNPLAGTDYRLCLYDGGGRIAAAVIPGGGTCGTKPCWKATSTSFRYTTKSATPGGIESVTLKQGLVAGKAQILVRGRGTLLDTPAPDSIVSPLRVQLVNDLGTCWEATYSFPPALKLVPAELKDRAD
- a CDS encoding NAD-dependent epimerase; this translates as MRAMRFLVTGAAGFIGSHVAHKLLDRGDEVVGLDNVNDYYDPKLKEARLARLTSRKGFTFVKLDLANRQGMEELFAKYRFPRVIHLAAQAGVRYSITHPYAYIEANIIGFQHILEGCRHNGCEHLTYASTSSVYGANTAMPFSVHHHVNHPLTLYAATKKANELFAHTYSNLFALPTTGLRFFTVYGPWGRPDMALFLFAKNILAGKPIDVFNHGKHTRDFTYVDDITEGVVRAADQPTVRDANWRSDEPDPATSSAPWRVFNIGNGKPVELLRYIEVLERELGKKAEMNLLPLQPGDVPDTSADVQALVDAVGYRPDTPVEVGVKRFVEWYRSYYRV
- a CDS encoding acetyl-CoA hydrolase/transferase family protein; the encoded protein is MTAADQYRAKLSSAADAAARIPDGAFVVQGNAVGEPPALLTAIAARARAGGLTRLEMTSLLPLAASAGSTLAPDLRGVIHWRSIFASGADRAAIAAGEAVAAPAYFHQVPRIYREFLKIDVALIHVSRVDRHGYMSLGVGVDSARAAVDSAALVLAQVNDHMPRVHGDTWVHVSEVDAVVEHSAPLIELPAPAVRPEDAAMGRIIAEMIPDGATLQLGIGGVPSAVARSLMSHRDLGIHTEMFVDPMVDLIEAGVATGRRKTLHAGKAVFAFAAGSRRMYEFLDDNPAVESHPVSYTNHPPNIARNDGLVSVNSTIEIDLTGQCCSESMGPTQWSGTGGQHDFARGAFESRGGKSIIAFYSTAKKGEVSRVVPMLRPGAVVTTPRTEVHWVVSEHGAACLKGKSTADRARALIGLAHPKFRDELTAEAKRLGYL
- a CDS encoding cupin domain-containing protein codes for the protein MVLAACASAHAADTPSAPVPILPEALSWASPPGNPAVRGAWVVGSERAAGPYLFRVRLDSGARIPPHVHSDARNTTVLSGTLWVGFGETVDDARLVAVPAGAVYVAPAGVPHWIAAKEDPVVYQESGLGPTATTPSPHR